A window of Zalophus californianus isolate mZalCal1 chromosome 12, mZalCal1.pri.v2, whole genome shotgun sequence genomic DNA:
ttgaatcataatAAACAGGTGACCTTTGAGGAGAAAAAGGTCATTTGGACATGAAAAAGTAGGGTGCTTTATGTTATCTATTATCTTAATTGATtaactcctttctctcttttgcaagatttgtgtttgtttattaattattaatataagcAAGTAGAGCAAAGAGATACTTTAAATACTCatgtatttaaagtattttagtGGATACTTTAAATACTCatgtatttaaagtattttagtGGCTGGATACTTTAAATACTCATGTATTTAAAGTACTTTAGTGGCTACTTTAAATGCTAAAGTCTTTTTTGTAATGTGCTGCTTTGAATGTGTatgttaaatttatgtttttatcttcatttacagaaacaaaaagcttttgaaaacaaaaagaagaaagggtgGAAGAGGAGGCCAGGATCCGGGCCTCCATCCCCACAGGAGCGAAGCTACACCCGGGAGgtctcctcccaccccatctcTCACCCTGGGGCCCGactgcccacctcctcctcctcctcctccccccaacggcccctcctcctcctcttcctcttgctcctcctcctcttcctcttcttcatcctcACGCAGCGCCCAAAGGGGCCAGTACATCCCCAACCTGGCCGAACGAAGGCGGGACGATCTCTCTGAAGAGATCAACAACCTCAGAGAGAAGGTCATGAAGCAGTCCGAGGAGAACAACAACCTGCAGAACCAGGTGCAGAAGCTCACAGAGGAGAACACCTCCCTTCGTGAGCAAGTGGAGCCTGCCCCTCAGGATGAGGAGGATGACATCGAGCTCCGAGGTGCTGCGGCGGCTGCTGCCCCACCCACTCCGTTAGAGGAAGAGTGCCCAGATGACCTTCCTGAGAAGTTTGACGGCAACCCAGACATGCTGGTTCCTTTCATGGCTCAGTGCCAGCTCTTCATGGAAAAGAGCACCAGAGATTTTTCAGTCGATCGTGTCCGCGTCTGCTTCGTGACAAGCATGATGACCGGCCGTGCCGCCCGCTGGGCCTCTGCGAAGCTGGAGCGATCCCACTACCTGATGCACAACTACCCAGCCTTCATGACCGAAATGAAGCACGTCTTTGAAGACCCTCAGAGGCGAGAGGCCGCCAAACGCAAGATCAGACGTCTGCGCCAAGGCATGGGGTCAGTCATCGACTACTCCAACGCTTTCCAGATGATTGCCCAGGACCTGGATTGGAACGAGCCCGCCCTGATTGACCAGTACCACGAGGGCCTCAGCGACCACATTCAGGCAGAGCTGTCGCGCCTCGAAGTGGCCAAGTCGCTGTCGGCGCTGATCGGCCAATGCATCCACATCGAGAGAAGGCTGGCCAGAGCGGCTGCAGCTCGCAAGCCGCGCTCCCCGCCGCGCGCACTCGTGTTGCCGCACATCACGAGCCACCACCAGGTAGATCCGACTGAGCCTGTGGGCGGCGCCCGCATGCGCCTgacccaggaagaaaaagaaagacgcAGAAAGCTGAACCTCTGCCTCTACTGTGGAAATGGAGGTCACTACGCCGACAACTGTCCTGCCAAGGCCTCAAAGGCTTCGCCGGCGGGAAACTCCCCGGCCCCGCTGTAGAGGGACCTTCAGCGACCGGGCCAGAAATAATAAGGTCCCCACAAGATGATGCTTCATCTCCACACTTGCAAGTGATGCTCCAGATTCATCTCCCGGGCAGACACACCCTGTTCGTCCGAGCCATGATCGATTCTGGTGCTTCTGGCAACTTCATCGATCACGAATACGTTGCCCAAAATGGAATTCCTCTGAGGGTCAAGGACTGGCCAATACTGGTAGAAGCAATTGATGGACGCCCCATAGCATCGGGCCCAGTTGTCCACGAAACGCACGACCTGATAGTCGACCTGGGAGATCACCGTGAGGTGCTGTCATTCGATGTGACTCAGTCTCCGTTCTTCCCCGTCGTCCTAGGGGTGCGCTGGCTGAGCACACACGACCCCAACATCACATGGAGCACCCGATCGATCGTCTTTGATTCTGAATATTGCCGATACCACTGCCGGATGTATTCTCCAATACCTCCGTCACTCCCACCACCAGCACAGCCGTCGTTTTACTACCCGGTGGATGGATACAGAGTTTACCAACCAGTGAGGTACTACTATGTCCAGAATGTGTACACTCCAGTGGATGAAAACGTCTACCCGGACCACCGCCTGGTTGACCCTACCATTGAAATGATACCTGGAGCACACAGTATTCCCAGCGGACACGTGTACTCACTGTCCGAACCCGAAATGGCAGCCCTGCGAGATTTTGTGGCCAGAAACGTGAAAGACGGGCTGATTACTCCAACAATCGCCCCAAATGGAGCCCAAGTTCTCCAGGTGAAGAGGGGGTGGAAACTGCAAGTTTCCTACGACTGCCGAGCTCCCAACAGTTTCACCATCCAGAATCAGTATCCTCGACTCTCTATTCCAAATTTGGATGACCAGGCTCACCTGGCAACGTACACTGAATACGTACCTCAAATACCCGGATACCAGACGTACCCCACA
This region includes:
- the PEG10 gene encoding LOW QUALITY PROTEIN: retrotransposon-derived protein PEG10 (The sequence of the model RefSeq protein was modified relative to this genomic sequence to represent the inferred CDS: inserted 1 base in 1 codon), whose product is MKQSEENNNLQNQVQKLTEENTSLREQVEPAPQDEEDDIELRGAAAAAAPPTPLEEECPDDLPEKFDGNPDMLVPFMAQCQLFMEKSTRDFSVDRVRVCFVTSMMTGRAARWASAKLERSHYLMHNYPAFMTEMKHVFEDPQRREAAKRKIRRLRQGMGSVIDYSNAFQMIAQDLDWNEPALIDQYHEGLSDHIQAELSRLEVAKSLSALIGQCIHIERRLARAAAARKPRSPPRALVLPHITSHHQVDPTEPVGGARMRLTQEEKERRRKLNLCLYCGNGGHYADNCPAKASKASPXGKLPGPAVEGPSATGPEIIRSPQDDASSPHLQVMLQIHLPGRHTLFVRAMIDSGASGNFIDHEYVAQNGIPLRVKDWPILVEAIDGRPIASGPVVHETHDLIVDLGDHREVLSFDVTQSPFFPVVLGVRWLSTHDPNITWSTRSIVFDSEYCRYHCRMYSPIPPSLPPPAQPSFYYPVDGYRVYQPVRYYYVQNVYTPVDENVYPDHRLVDPTIEMIPGAHSIPSGHVYSLSEPEMAALRDFVARNVKDGLITPTIAPNGAQVLQVKRGWKLQVSYDCRAPNSFTIQNQYPRLSIPNLDDQAHLATYTEYVPQIPGYQTYPTYATYPTYPVGFAWYPVGRDGHGRSLYVPVMITWNPHWYRQPPVPQYPPPQPPPPPPPPPPPPSYSTM